In one window of Cellulophaga sp. HaHa_2_95 DNA:
- a CDS encoding cupin domain-containing protein, producing the protein MKLTKTTVLPELGVSHDAEIKKKVFIGKGEIPQLMMYGSAVFTPGQSVELHQHDTMFEVFYIQSGKAEFIVNSDKFTVEKGDCITIEPGELHAQNNPFDENVTWTYFGIATD; encoded by the coding sequence ATGAAATTAACAAAAACAACCGTACTACCAGAGCTTGGAGTTTCTCATGATGCCGAAATTAAAAAGAAAGTGTTCATTGGCAAAGGAGAAATACCTCAGCTTATGATGTACGGTAGTGCTGTGTTTACCCCCGGACAATCTGTAGAACTACACCAACATGACACTATGTTTGAAGTTTTTTACATTCAAAGTGGCAAAGCAGAATTTATCGTAAATTCAGACAAATTTACTGTAGAAAAAGGAGATTGTATTACCATTGAACCTGGTGAACTGCATGCCCAAAACAATCCCTTTGATGAAAATGTTACTTGGACGTACTTTGGTATCGCAACCGACTAA
- a CDS encoding fumarate reductase/succinate dehydrogenase flavoprotein subunit — protein MSVLDSKVPKGSLKDKWTDYKNHIDLVNPANKRNIDVIVVGTGLAGGSAAATLAELGYNVKTFCYQDSPRRAHSIAAQGGINAAKNYQGDGDSTYRLFYDTVKGGDYRSREANVYRLAEVSANIIDQCVAQGVPFARDYGGLLDNRSFGGVLVSRTFYAKGQTGQQLLLGAYSAMNRQIARGKITPFNRHEMLDVVKVDGKARGIIARDLVTGKIERHSAHAVVIASGGYGNVYFLSTNAMGSNATAAWKIHKKGAFFANPCYTQIHPTCIPRSGDYQSKLTLMSESLRNDGRIWVPKNLEDVMAIREGKKKPTDLTEEQRDYYLERRYPAFGNLVPRDVASRAAKERCDAGYGVNATGEAVYLDFASAIQRYGIEQAKIHNIENASAEKTYELGAAIVKAKYGNLFQMYEKIVDQDPYKTPMMIYPAVHYTMGGVWVDYNLMTTVEGLYCIGEANFSDHGANRLGASALMQGLADGYFVLPYTIGDYLSHEIRTGKIPTNTPEFDEAEKSVTAKIDFFINNKGSHSVDYYHKKLGKIMWDKCGMSRNAEGLKEAMAEIKALREDFYKNVSVPGSSNELNAELEKAGRVADFLELGELFAKDALEREESCGGHFREESVELDGEQKGEAKRNDKDFAFVSAWEFKGEPSDAVLHKEQLEFKEIELKQRSYK, from the coding sequence ATGTCTGTATTAGACTCAAAAGTACCAAAAGGCTCATTAAAGGATAAATGGACCGATTATAAAAATCATATTGATTTAGTTAACCCTGCGAACAAACGTAATATTGATGTTATTGTTGTTGGAACAGGATTAGCTGGTGGTTCTGCTGCTGCTACTTTAGCAGAGCTAGGCTACAACGTTAAAACATTTTGTTATCAAGATTCTCCGCGTAGAGCACACTCAATTGCCGCACAAGGTGGTATAAACGCTGCTAAAAATTACCAAGGTGATGGTGATTCTACTTACCGTTTATTTTACGATACCGTAAAGGGTGGAGATTACCGTTCTCGTGAAGCTAACGTTTATAGATTAGCAGAAGTATCTGCTAATATTATTGACCAATGTGTTGCACAAGGAGTACCATTTGCACGTGATTATGGTGGATTATTAGACAACCGTTCCTTTGGTGGTGTATTGGTTTCACGTACTTTTTATGCCAAAGGACAAACGGGACAACAATTATTATTAGGTGCCTATTCTGCAATGAACAGACAAATTGCTCGTGGTAAAATTACCCCGTTCAACCGTCATGAAATGCTAGATGTGGTTAAAGTAGATGGGAAAGCAAGAGGAATTATTGCTCGTGACCTAGTTACTGGAAAAATAGAACGTCATTCGGCACATGCTGTTGTTATTGCTTCTGGAGGATACGGAAATGTATATTTCTTATCTACTAATGCAATGGGGTCTAACGCTACTGCCGCTTGGAAAATTCATAAAAAAGGAGCTTTTTTCGCAAATCCATGCTATACACAAATTCACCCAACCTGTATTCCTCGTTCCGGAGATTACCAGTCTAAACTTACGTTGATGTCTGAATCTTTACGTAATGACGGGCGTATTTGGGTTCCTAAGAATTTAGAAGATGTAATGGCTATCCGCGAAGGAAAGAAAAAGCCAACAGACTTAACAGAAGAGCAAAGAGATTATTATTTAGAACGCCGTTACCCTGCATTTGGTAACTTGGTACCACGTGATGTTGCTTCTAGAGCAGCTAAAGAACGTTGTGACGCTGGTTACGGAGTAAACGCGACTGGTGAAGCTGTTTATTTAGATTTTGCCTCTGCGATACAACGTTACGGGATAGAACAAGCAAAAATTCATAATATAGAAAATGCTTCGGCAGAAAAAACATATGAATTGGGTGCTGCTATCGTAAAAGCTAAATACGGAAACCTCTTCCAGATGTACGAGAAAATCGTAGATCAAGATCCATACAAAACACCAATGATGATTTATCCTGCTGTTCACTACACTATGGGTGGTGTTTGGGTAGATTATAATTTAATGACCACTGTTGAAGGTTTATACTGTATTGGTGAAGCAAACTTCTCTGATCACGGTGCAAACAGACTTGGAGCATCTGCCTTAATGCAAGGTTTAGCTGACGGTTACTTTGTATTACCTTATACGATTGGTGATTATCTTTCTCATGAAATTAGAACAGGAAAAATTCCAACAAATACACCGGAGTTTGATGAAGCTGAAAAGTCTGTAACTGCTAAGATTGATTTCTTTATCAATAATAAAGGATCTCACTCCGTTGATTATTACCACAAGAAGTTAGGTAAAATTATGTGGGATAAATGTGGAATGTCTCGTAACGCAGAAGGTTTAAAGGAGGCTATGGCCGAAATTAAAGCACTACGTGAAGACTTTTACAAAAACGTAAGTGTTCCAGGAAGTTCTAATGAATTAAATGCAGAACTTGAAAAGGCAGGTCGTGTAGCAGATTTCTTAGAATTAGGAGAGTTATTTGCTAAAGATGCACTTGAAAGAGAAGAATCTTGTGGTGGGCACTTTAGAGAAGAGTCTGTTGAACTTGATGGCGAACAAAAAGGAGAAGCAAAACGTAATGACAAAGATTTTGCATTTGTTTCTGCTTGGGAATTTAAAGGAGAGCCATCTGACGCTGTTTTACATAAAGAGCAGTTAGAGTTTAAAGAGATAGAATTAAAACAAAGAAGTTATAAATAA
- a CDS encoding succinate dehydrogenase/fumarate reductase iron-sulfur subunit: protein MNLTLKIWRQKNAQAKGKMVDYKVTEISEHMSFLEMMDVLNEQLINKGEEPVAFDHDCREGICGMCSMFINGEAHGPDRGVTTCQLHMRMFKDGDTITIEPFRAKAFPVLKDLTVDRSAFDRIQHAGGYISVNTSGNTQDANATLISKHAADEAMDAATCIGCGACVASCKNASAMLFVGAKVSQYALLPQGQVEAADRVKNMVAQMDLEGFGNCTNTGACEIECPKGISLENIARMNRELLKANV, encoded by the coding sequence ATGAATCTGACATTAAAAATTTGGAGACAGAAAAATGCTCAAGCTAAGGGCAAAATGGTCGATTATAAAGTGACAGAGATATCTGAACATATGTCTTTCTTAGAAATGATGGATGTTTTAAACGAACAATTGATCAATAAAGGTGAAGAGCCTGTTGCTTTTGATCATGACTGTCGTGAAGGTATCTGTGGTATGTGTTCTATGTTTATTAATGGTGAAGCTCACGGACCAGACAGAGGTGTTACTACATGCCAATTACACATGCGTATGTTTAAAGATGGTGACACAATTACTATTGAGCCATTTAGAGCAAAAGCTTTTCCTGTATTAAAGGATTTAACCGTTGATAGAAGTGCTTTTGACCGTATACAGCATGCTGGTGGATACATTTCTGTAAACACTTCAGGTAATACGCAAGATGCCAATGCAACGCTTATTTCTAAGCACGCAGCAGATGAAGCAATGGATGCAGCTACCTGTATTGGTTGTGGTGCATGTGTAGCAAGCTGTAAAAATGCTTCTGCAATGCTTTTTGTTGGTGCAAAAGTATCTCAATATGCATTATTGCCACAAGGACAAGTTGAGGCCGCAGATCGTGTTAAAAACATGGTAGCGCAGATGGACTTAGAAGGTTTTGGAAACTGTACCAATACTGGAGCATGTGAAATTGAATGTCCTAAAGGAATTTCTTTAGAAAACATCGCACGTATGAACAGAGAATTACTAAAAGCAAACGTTTAA
- a CDS encoding succinate dehydrogenase cytochrome b subunit, with translation MSGFFKSSIGRKYAMALSAFFLMFFLLQHFAINILSVFSPDAFNEASHFMGTFWAVQYVLQPVLIFGVMYHFIMGFILEIKNRNARVAKYAKNNGAANSSWMSRNMIYSGLAILAFLVLHFIDFWLPEINTKYIQGDMSGLLADGEGFRYYEELTHKFVNPLRVGAYVIAFVFLSLHLMHGFSSAFQSSGVSSMRKEKLQIFGKVYAIAIPLGFIAIALFHHFNH, from the coding sequence ATGAGCGGATTTTTCAAATCTTCGATTGGTAGAAAGTATGCGATGGCACTTTCTGCTTTCTTTTTAATGTTTTTTCTACTTCAGCATTTTGCAATTAATATTTTATCGGTTTTTAGTCCAGATGCATTTAATGAGGCATCTCATTTTATGGGAACATTCTGGGCGGTACAATATGTGTTGCAACCCGTGTTAATTTTTGGGGTGATGTACCATTTCATTATGGGTTTCATTTTAGAAATTAAAAACAGAAATGCTAGAGTAGCAAAGTACGCTAAAAACAATGGAGCAGCTAATTCTAGCTGGATGAGTAGAAACATGATTTATAGCGGATTGGCTATTTTAGCCTTTTTAGTGCTTCACTTTATTGATTTCTGGCTTCCAGAAATTAATACTAAATATATTCAAGGCGATATGTCTGGATTATTAGCAGATGGTGAAGGCTTTCGTTATTATGAAGAATTAACGCATAAGTTTGTGAACCCTCTTAGGGTTGGTGCTTATGTAATTGCATTTGTATTTTTATCGTTACACCTTATGCACGGTTTCAGTTCTGCATTCCAATCTTCGGGTGTTTCGTCTATGAGAAAAGAGAAATTACAAATTTTTGGTAAAGTGTATGCTATTGCAATTCCATTAGGATTCATAGCAATCGCCCTTTTTCATCATTTTAATCATTAA
- a CDS encoding DUF2721 domain-containing protein, with protein sequence MDLTLGIPALLFPAISLTMLAYNARYLAIAALIRQLHQKYQETGSSSVSLQVKKLSKRLTIIKNMQASAILSFLLAVITMSLIYVQLDFWANLVFGISLLALMISLILSFIEVQLSTKALSIQLKDLE encoded by the coding sequence ATGGATTTAACTTTAGGCATACCAGCATTACTTTTCCCTGCAATTTCATTGACTATGTTGGCATACAACGCTCGTTATTTAGCCATTGCTGCTCTAATTAGACAGTTGCATCAAAAATATCAAGAAACCGGATCATCATCAGTAAGTTTGCAGGTAAAAAAATTGAGCAAGCGTTTAACAATCATTAAAAACATGCAGGCATCTGCTATTTTAAGCTTTTTACTGGCAGTTATTACGATGTCTTTAATTTACGTACAACTTGATTTTTGGGCAAATTTAGTTTTTGGCATCAGCCTTTTAGCTTTGATGATTTCTTTGATTTTATCTTTTATTGAGGTACAGCTTTCTACCAAGGCACTGTCCATTCAGTTGAAAGATTTGGAGTAA